The window AagcatttattttgttgatatttattatatgtgACTGTTCCttttctaaatatctaatttataataataatatttctaacTAATATTCTCTAAACTTGTAACTTCTCAATTAATGTGATAGCATATTCTTGGGTTGAATTTATTGATGTGATGCATACCTACTCAAGAAAGTACAAACCAATTTTGGCAACAAAGAAACCTAATTCCcacacacacaaaagaaaaacacagtaaagaaaagaagaagatcatCAAGAACCTCACAAAGAATTTAAGAACCAttcgttaaaaataaaacatatatacatcAATCTACACGTAACTAGGTCATGAGATGATGatcaaagttaattaaaaagaaaaaggaaaaagtggaATAAATACCTAAAAACTTCACTAGATTTGACctactttagaaaaaaaaaaagaaatttaatgaacttttttagtttgttttcctAGCTAGTTTTCTCTCTGTCTCTATTTCTCTCGTTTTCTCTTCCCCTCCTTCAATGGAGCTTTTCACTTTGTTAGCGAGGACCGATGACTTCCGCCCGCGATGTAGTCACAAGCATCGTAATCTCTCTCAAGCCGTAGAATAACCCTCAAACCATGGACCATATGTCGTCGCTAAGCAGTAGTACTGATCGATAATTTTCGAGACGTATAATCATGGCATGCAACACACTTCTCCAGAGTGAGCGAGAAGCTGAGCAAgaacgagagagagagagagataggaAGAGagcgataaaaaaaaaaaaaaaggccaaAAAAGAAGGAATTGTTGACACCAGTGAAGGGTTATACAATTTTGTTACAAAGAGAAGctgaaataagaaagaagggaaaaatggaaatttatCTATAGGATTTAAGAAGAGCACCACAAGTTGAACAAATGATGGCCTTCCATGAAGTGGAGTGGATGGGAATCCGGCAAAATGTGGTGGAGGTTTTCATCTCCGCGACCTGAGCTCCTCGTCCGCACCGGGAGCAGGTTCCAGCCACTGGCTTCGTTTGTCGTACCTTTCTCTTTTGATGGATCAGAAAACAGAAGCAAACCATTTCTCTTAATTATCGATATGGAAAATGTGTATGTTGGCTCTTTGTCTATGGCGGTCtctgaattttgtttatatacaACAATCCTAACTATTCACTACACCCATCATTTGTTCATTGCAATTTCCCATTCTACCCATCCTTTTCTCattactattttcttctctctctttttttaataaaaaaattggtattCCATTTATTTACCAATTTCATCTTAATTCAAGTAAGGAAAGCCATGTGAGGATTTGAATGTTTTAACTTGAAATAGTGTCTATTGAGATGAGATGAGCTTAGTAGAGATGTGTGTAAATTAGAGACACTAGGTAATTAATTGTAGTTACTTTTACTATGGGTTATGGTTAACTGACTGTggtttgtaattatatttatacttctcattcattttaataaagaagAGAGATAAGTGGTTAAGGCAAATCTGCTGTAGACACCATGGGAGGATTTAAATACGCCCTTCATTTCTGGCTTAACAAAACCTAATAATTGAGAGAAATGTGTAATAGTCGGTTTAAATATCTATcacataaattaatatttaagaacagttataaatataaccattcaatttaaaacattgctaatatttttttaaatataaataaaaagtaactGCTACAATTGTTATCCATTAGGGTTTGATTAGTAATTCTATTCATtatgtgaaatgaaaataaaaaaaggtaaaacgAAATTACTAGATcctaaaaaagagagaaaaaaatacaaaaaaatagtttacatGTTTATTATCATCACTTGAATAGCAATAGGTAGCaatgttgatatatataagtaaaatTTGAGTTATATGGTACGGAAATGTTTGGAATAAATTAGTGTATGAGTCATAAGTTGAATGAAGTTAATTGAAttagtgatatttaaatttgttattttgggTTAGCTAACAAATTTACATCCTACTttgatttaaacaattatagGGTGCTGCCCCACACACATTTACAACTACGACATTAAAATCATACTTTATCTCAATTCTTAAATAGACAACTCatactattcttttttcaattatacatatatgtgtgttACAAAAATCTCCCACAAATTAGGAACACATCATCATTCACACAcacaatcaaatcaaatttattaaaagatgCATAAAAGAATAGGAAGTTAATATTCATACCAACGAGATGTACCTTTGTTTAGTGTctcaatcatatatatatgaactcTAACGTTAAGTGTACTTAACTTTGAGTAATCTTATATTGGGTGACTTTTTTAAGATACATATGAGTGGAATTAAACATGCTGAAAGGAGATTTGTGTTGATTTAATTTGTGGGAACAAAATCTACTCTTAGAAgcattcaaaacaaacaaggaCAAATGAATGGTGTTGTTAGGTCGCAAGGAACGTAGGAGAGTATCGAAGCTATATATCAGATGTcagattaaaattttgaatctttgGTATGGGACTTTGGATAATatgtggaaaagaaaaaatctacTACGTAACtaaaatgttacaaattaCTCTGAAATCTCTCGGACTATTATACCACTCATACAACTAAAGTTTATGAAGCTTAAACAGTTTTAACTTAGATTACTTAAAACCAAAAGTTATAGGCTCCTTAGAAAATTGGTTATATACGTGGAATATGCTTGAAATTTTGTAGTAAAATTGTtagcaaataattagaaaagaaaatcaaggttatatttaaatataacaaaatatagcaaatatatcacatttttatatgttatgGACCACactaatatataaactattgtATGTATCTATTTAGAGGAAATTTCTACTATTGTATAAATTACCTTCATTTATTGTTGGCCACCTAATTAAGAATTGTGGGGGAGTCCTATCCCcactataaataattaataaattactAAATCATTTAATGGCTTACCaaataatcaatgaaattacTAATACTCAACCCTAGAAATGTTTTcgtctatttatatataattgtttaatagatagattgtgatattttactatatttaaagtttttatttttcaaaccatGAACACTAATAATGGAACCTTCCagctttttctaaattaacttcttttctaaaaagaaaaacttcgATAGCAATGTTCCAAAATAATTTACTCCCCAATATTTGAAGTCTCACACACATAGAATATGGGAGCATATAATAAGCATCAAAacactaattttcttttactcttaattaatttggacCCTATTTTAGAAAAGGTAATTAATTTGGcccttaaaaaattatgtggttttatttttatataaataaatgtagtTGTGTAAGTATTGAGGATTATTCCaattctattattaatttagtacATAATTTTGACATGGTGTACTTACCGTTTATATTgacttttcaataaaattggaGCATCAAATATTGACCAATAAAATTGTTAGgttcaatatttaataaagatAAGAAGTTAGATTTAGTTGTTCGgggttaatatttattaataaatatattgttaatttttattaataaagataaGAAGTTGTATTTGGTTGTTAGTTTTGGTCTTGATCTAAAATTCACCTCGTGGGTCATGtggtttatatatttatgttgaaGACAGAAGTGGGGTGTGTATGTTGAACAAACATCGACAATTTATGCAAGTTAAGGGAACCTAACAATAAAAGCTATTGTGAAGAGTCTCTTTGAGGGGGAGCCTAGACACTAAGACAAACACAAGGGTGAAGCATGAAATATATGATCTAGGGGAGCCTAGATCAAATGCCTTGTTCACACATCAAGTGGTTTAAGGGGAGCCTAAACGTTTATCTTCTAAGAGTCGTGTAATTCAAGATAGTTGATTCTTAATAAGTTATATACTGGTGATCCTCTTGAATCTTAATAAATTATCTTTCCAATCAAGCTAAAGACCTACCAGCTGATGTAAGTGTAATTACCTAAATAGATTACAACGTTCTGGTGTTCCATTCTGTTCTTTTCGTGACTGTTACTTCAGTTATTAACCTAATTATTGACTTTAATTACCAAGTTAATTGTGTGttcttcttttcatatatttctcACGAGATATGTTTATATGATTCTTGATAGCAAGTTCTATTAATAAACTAGGAAACAaccaaatcaaatttgtttttctatgcATGTTtgatactaatttttttacctCGAGATTTAAAGTGTAAAGTTGAACTATAACCATGGAAATTAAACTTTAGTAAGTTATAGTGTTAGTGTTATTAACAATAATTAGTATCAGTTGATTTATCTCATAACACAAAAGAGACAAGAATATACCTCtaacaatttagtttaagGTACTTGACATATAGtacaatacaaaataatatataaatatgataaaattttgatcatCAAAGTTTGTcgaataattaatttaattagatcttaatagaagtctatcaatgataaggtaatagattttgttggaatttgttaaaaactttaattaattaatgttactTAATCCAATTatcctaaaatataaaaagcatatttatatatgattgaGCAAAGATTGAAAGAATGGGAATGGCAAAGTAGTTAACTTAAAAAAGGTTGTGGCATGTGAGTCTAAGGATATAAATTGTGAAGTAATTGATATAAAGGTTGAGGGGCcatacaaaatatgaaaagggaATGAGAGttatgagtttttcttttttggaaggAGTGGGACTGCCCATAGTAAATGGAAACATTTCCAATTGTTCATTTGCTCCACCAAtacatttcattatatttgtCACAATTCTAccgaaataaaaatgaatgaaagacttaatttttattaatattatttggtAGTAGAATCTATGTGAGATGAAGTATAATGTATTTACCTACATGCCATGTAACAATTCActatatatcataatttattgatgaataagTCGAATGattgaatgaaattttatcGTTTGAAACTCGTAGACCATGCCTATGGCTTATGGCATCCCTTAACACACGGTCATCGTGGACATATCCTTTCCATCCAGGTAGAACGTACATGAATTGCAAATTGAGTGTGTTCATTTTTATTGTGttctataataattttatgcctaattgaattattgtttaattatttaataaaaaatataatttatgtctctacatgtttgtaattgaataataatatccataaaaatgttattatattctaaatgTCCTCggtcaattattattatggaaacaataataaattaaattaagattagTATGAGTTATAATGGATAATCATAAGAAGATTATATAAGTAGAgacataaattataatcatattttcttattacaaGAATGTGTGTTATAAATAATcttaaataattgattgttttgatCATTAAACCTAAGATTATCACAGTGTCAAACGCACAAAGATTTAATCTATTATTGTGCAATCTAACTCTATCTTTAACCAGATAATTATAAAGGTTGTACTTGACTACGTTATGAATTATGTAGTGTGAACAATGATTAATCAAGATGGAATATATATCACTCTTGTTATGGAGAGATATCTCTAAGCCCCTCAATTAAGTATGACTGGGGAAATGCAGGATCGTACTATAAATGAATTAGTAAGGGtattaatatcatttattatttcaatatgcTTATTGATCGAAAAGGCAATTGAATTAGATAAGATGATTTTGTCCATGTGTTATATTCAATTGTAGATATCATgtgataaaatgattaaacCAATAATTATATTGGGTTATGTTGGATCACCgacttaatttaatatggGTAGTCATAATGTCTTGCTAGAGACCAATTATGACTTATGGACCATAAAACGAGTTATGGACTCACTGTCATATTAAATTCACCTAACGAGTCACACACAAAAGAACTCGAATTTGTCTTTGGGTTgggtaataataataagccCAAT of the Cucumis sativus cultivar 9930 chromosome 3, Cucumber_9930_V3, whole genome shotgun sequence genome contains:
- the LOC101205611 gene encoding uncharacterized protein LOC101205611, which codes for MVCFCFLIHQKRKVRQTKPVAGTCSRCGRGAQVAEMKTSTTFCRIPIHSTSWKAIICSTCGALLKSYR